In Streptomyces sp. P3, one DNA window encodes the following:
- a CDS encoding ATP-binding protein: protein MDTLSDVNRQTVRAQLHQFSVPLSATRRGARLARLLAAEQLCSWGLPVDPARLVVAELAANAVLHGRVPGRSFRLTLSVTASGTLRVEVADTRGDHLPAPARADTDGPAESGYGLLLVEELADRWGVRCGPVPCKTVWAELDSPLCR, encoded by the coding sequence ATGGACACGCTGAGTGACGTGAATCGACAAACTGTGCGTGCCCAGCTCCACCAGTTCTCGGTGCCGCTCTCCGCCACCCGGCGTGGCGCCCGTCTCGCCCGTCTGCTGGCCGCCGAGCAACTGTGCTCCTGGGGGCTGCCGGTGGACCCGGCCCGTCTCGTCGTCGCCGAACTCGCGGCGAACGCCGTCCTGCACGGCCGCGTTCCCGGTCGCAGCTTCCGCCTCACGCTCTCCGTCACCGCGTCCGGGACGTTGCGCGTCGAGGTCGCCGACACCCGGGGTGATCACCTGCCCGCCCCGGCGCGAGCGGACACCGACGGCCCTGCGGAGTCCGGTTACGGGCTGTTGCTCGTCGAGGAACTGGCCGACCGGTGGGGTGTGCGATGCGGGCCGGTTCCGTGCAAGACCGTGTGGGCGGAGCTGGATTCCCCGCTATGCCGGTGA
- a CDS encoding helix-turn-helix transcriptional regulator translates to MNDWDAGPEDDEEAGAVIRAVQRQLKLWRESAGLTQAEFGAAIGYGEEQVSSVERGRRIPRPEYLDRADEALSAGGRITALKEDLAEVRYPKKVRDLKKLEADAVELCAYNNSVIHGLLQTEEYVRASVATRRPPFAEEEFEQRVVARLARQDILTETTPLRLFNFVQCESTLRRPIGGRMVMRRQLERLLEVGQLRNVDLQVLPLDREDNAGLAGSFRLLRLRDGNTVGHNEVQLVSRVITDPREVQVLDIRYGTIRAQALTPRESLTFIEKVLGET, encoded by the coding sequence ATGAACGACTGGGACGCGGGACCGGAGGACGACGAGGAGGCAGGGGCCGTCATCAGGGCCGTCCAGCGGCAGCTGAAGCTGTGGCGGGAGTCGGCCGGCCTCACCCAGGCCGAGTTCGGCGCGGCCATCGGGTACGGCGAGGAGCAGGTCTCGTCCGTGGAACGGGGACGCCGTATCCCCCGCCCCGAGTACCTGGACCGCGCGGACGAGGCCTTGTCGGCGGGCGGCAGGATCACGGCACTGAAGGAGGACCTGGCGGAGGTCCGGTACCCGAAGAAGGTCCGGGACCTGAAGAAGCTGGAGGCGGACGCGGTCGAGCTGTGCGCTTACAACAACTCGGTGATTCATGGGTTGTTGCAGACGGAAGAGTACGTGCGTGCGTCGGTCGCCACCCGACGACCTCCGTTCGCAGAAGAGGAGTTCGAGCAGCGCGTGGTAGCACGCTTGGCCCGCCAGGACATCCTGACCGAGACCACTCCACTGCGCCTCTTCAACTTCGTCCAATGCGAGTCGACGCTCCGTCGCCCCATCGGTGGCAGGATGGTGATGCGAAGGCAGCTCGAACGCTTGCTGGAAGTAGGGCAGTTGAGGAATGTAGACCTGCAAGTCCTGCCCCTTGACCGCGAGGACAACGCCGGACTGGCAGGCTCGTTCAGGCTGCTGCGGCTACGAGATGGCAACACGGTCGGTCACAACGAAGTCCAGCTCGTCAGCCGCGTGATCACTGATCCCAGGGAAGTCCAAGTGCTGGACATTCGCTATGGGACCATCCGGGCGCAGGCTCTCACCCCCCGGGAGTCGCTGACCTTCATCGAGAAAGTGCTGGGAGAGACATGA
- a CDS encoding DUF397 domain-containing protein, with product MMHKPSREDATAPEWIKSSYSTPDGPDCVEVAAAPATILIRDSKSPDGPRLSLAPTTWAAFLPFVTDH from the coding sequence ATGATGCACAAGCCCTCAAGGGAAGACGCCACGGCTCCCGAGTGGATAAAGAGCAGCTACAGCACACCTGACGGTCCCGACTGCGTTGAGGTCGCCGCCGCTCCCGCGACCATCCTTATCCGCGACTCCAAGAGCCCGGATGGCCCCCGCCTCTCCCTCGCCCCCACCACCTGGGCGGCCTTCCTGCCGTTCGTAACCGACCACTGA
- a CDS encoding type I restriction endonuclease subunit R, which translates to MTAAADHVPGEPPMDRLTEAELELHALDILAEYGWQHIPGPELGPAHGVRADWDDLVLRPRLLKAIRNRHPRLPEHVADDAANELLRWHTRNDLRENHRFYERLTDGVSVPYDDPVTGEQRHARIRPVDFTDPHGNDLVAASQVRVRSTKNRTFVFDIVLYVNGLPLAVIELKKADSNDSARTAYDQVQGYRRELKDTGTFATLLLALVSDGLTARLGTPFTPWQHMAPWHADENDVLLRKDERQDGRALERMLYGAFEPVRFLDLVANFLSYSAPESGAVDTVKLAKAHQYIAVNAAVRATESAVATDGRAGVVWHTQGAGKSEEMLFYVGKAARTPELSNPTFVLLTDRIDLDTQLYDTFAASRTLEKITGPPERADGTGQLRRLLQRPEANGSVIFTTLQKFRLTHEEKDAGVRHPLISPRRDVIVVVDEAHRSHYDFIDGYARNLRDALPNATFIAFTGTPIENGVGSTRGVFGENIHTYDLTQAVDDEATVPVYYEPHLVRVDLPADVDLDDLDARAEGLIEGLSEEEQRKARRQFGEYESLIGARPRIEELAGTILQHWDARRSEMIKLTGHPGKGMVVCASRVIAARLFEAIIRRRPEWAGVKDPESHLLTDDTGRIRVVFTGNAARDLPEVADYVRTPTQLKNIQKRVTDADDVLELVIVQSLWLTGFDAPPLHTLYLDKRMRGAALMQAIARVNRTWPGKPSGLVVDFQGVIREIKEALAEYSERDQENPMLGADLRQAVQLVRENHQRIDELLYGCPWREIRDAGGPSAYREALTEVLEFLIAPERELEPEKATRRQRFMYHANLLQQAFSLCPTDERVQDLLPDIRFFEAVRTSREKYAMDEKEEQGLATAADVRLLIAQLNESVVAAEGVVDIYDAAGLTKPDLSHLDDRVLNDLKASRHPNLAIAALRRALVKEIKDAHPNNLTRQETFTKKMKAAMNRYTNGLLTAAEFMEFLVNLAREVSADRGRAMKLGLTEDELAFYDALAADPSAVEEMEDTLLAKIAHELYEQIRKDVTVDWKVKEQARDKIMARVLRLLRKHGYPPDKQPAAIERVLKQAEEMAESLA; encoded by the coding sequence ATGACCGCAGCCGCCGATCATGTGCCTGGTGAGCCGCCGATGGACCGGCTCACCGAGGCCGAGTTGGAGTTGCACGCGCTCGACATACTTGCCGAGTACGGGTGGCAGCACATCCCTGGGCCGGAATTGGGGCCTGCGCACGGGGTGCGGGCCGACTGGGACGACCTGGTCCTGCGGCCCCGCCTGCTCAAGGCGATCCGCAACCGTCACCCACGCCTGCCCGAGCATGTCGCTGACGACGCCGCCAACGAGTTGTTGCGCTGGCACACCCGGAACGACCTTCGTGAGAACCACCGGTTCTACGAACGGCTCACGGACGGCGTCAGCGTGCCCTACGACGACCCCGTCACCGGTGAGCAGCGGCACGCCCGCATCCGTCCCGTCGACTTCACCGACCCCCACGGCAACGATCTCGTCGCCGCCTCCCAGGTGCGGGTGCGCAGTACGAAGAACCGGACCTTCGTCTTCGACATCGTGCTGTACGTCAACGGTCTGCCCCTCGCCGTCATCGAGCTGAAGAAGGCCGACAGCAACGACAGCGCCCGCACGGCCTACGACCAGGTCCAGGGCTACCGGCGCGAGCTGAAGGACACCGGCACCTTCGCCACACTCCTTCTCGCTCTCGTCTCCGACGGGCTCACCGCCCGCCTGGGCACTCCCTTCACGCCCTGGCAGCACATGGCCCCCTGGCACGCCGACGAGAACGACGTCTTGCTCCGCAAGGACGAGCGGCAGGACGGGCGTGCCCTGGAGCGGATGCTGTACGGGGCCTTCGAGCCTGTCCGTTTCCTCGACCTCGTCGCCAATTTCCTTTCCTACTCGGCCCCGGAATCCGGTGCGGTCGACACGGTCAAGCTCGCCAAGGCGCATCAGTACATCGCCGTCAACGCGGCCGTGCGCGCGACGGAGTCCGCCGTTGCCACCGACGGCCGGGCCGGTGTCGTCTGGCACACCCAGGGCGCCGGCAAGAGCGAGGAGATGCTGTTCTACGTCGGCAAGGCGGCGCGGACGCCTGAGCTGTCCAACCCGACCTTCGTCCTCCTCACCGACCGCATCGACCTCGACACCCAGCTCTACGACACCTTCGCCGCCAGCCGCACCCTGGAGAAGATCACCGGCCCTCCGGAGAGAGCCGACGGCACAGGGCAGCTACGCCGACTGCTTCAGCGGCCGGAAGCCAACGGCAGCGTCATCTTCACGACGCTGCAGAAGTTCCGCCTCACCCACGAGGAGAAGGACGCGGGTGTCCGGCACCCGCTCATCTCCCCGCGTCGTGACGTGATCGTCGTCGTCGACGAGGCGCACCGCAGCCACTACGACTTCATCGACGGCTACGCCCGCAACCTCCGCGACGCGCTGCCGAACGCCACGTTCATCGCGTTCACCGGCACCCCCATCGAGAACGGCGTCGGCAGCACCCGGGGCGTCTTCGGCGAGAACATCCACACCTACGACCTCACCCAGGCCGTCGACGACGAAGCGACCGTTCCCGTCTACTACGAGCCGCATCTCGTCCGCGTCGACCTCCCGGCCGATGTCGACCTCGACGACCTCGACGCTCGCGCGGAAGGGCTGATAGAGGGGCTGTCGGAGGAGGAGCAGCGCAAGGCCCGTCGGCAGTTCGGGGAGTACGAGAGCCTGATCGGCGCCCGGCCGCGCATCGAGGAGCTGGCCGGAACGATTCTCCAACACTGGGACGCGCGCCGCTCGGAGATGATCAAACTCACCGGTCATCCTGGCAAGGGCATGGTGGTCTGCGCGTCACGGGTCATCGCCGCGCGTCTCTTCGAGGCGATCATCCGGCGTCGTCCCGAGTGGGCGGGGGTAAAGGACCCTGAGTCTCACCTCCTCACCGACGACACCGGTCGCATCCGGGTCGTGTTCACCGGCAATGCCGCGAGGGACCTTCCGGAGGTCGCCGACTACGTCCGCACACCGACCCAGCTGAAGAACATCCAGAAGCGGGTCACCGACGCGGACGACGTGCTGGAACTCGTCATCGTCCAGTCCCTCTGGCTGACCGGTTTCGACGCCCCGCCCCTGCACACCCTCTACCTGGACAAGCGCATGCGTGGCGCGGCCCTGATGCAGGCCATCGCCCGGGTCAACCGCACCTGGCCGGGCAAGCCGTCGGGTCTGGTCGTCGATTTCCAGGGCGTTATCCGGGAGATCAAGGAGGCCCTGGCCGAGTACTCCGAGCGGGACCAGGAGAACCCCATGCTCGGCGCGGATCTCCGTCAGGCAGTCCAACTCGTGCGCGAGAACCATCAGCGCATCGACGAACTCCTGTACGGCTGCCCCTGGCGCGAGATCCGCGACGCGGGCGGCCCGAGCGCCTACCGGGAGGCGCTGACGGAGGTTCTGGAGTTCCTGATCGCTCCCGAGCGCGAGCTGGAGCCCGAGAAGGCCACTCGCAGGCAGCGGTTCATGTACCACGCCAACCTGTTGCAGCAGGCCTTCTCCCTCTGCCCCACCGACGAGCGGGTGCAGGACCTGCTTCCCGACATCCGCTTCTTCGAGGCCGTGCGCACCTCGCGCGAGAAGTACGCCATGGACGAGAAGGAGGAGCAGGGGCTGGCCACGGCCGCCGACGTACGCCTCCTCATCGCTCAGCTCAACGAGTCCGTCGTCGCCGCCGAGGGCGTGGTGGACATCTACGACGCGGCCGGCCTCACCAAGCCCGACCTGTCCCACCTGGACGACCGGGTGCTGAACGACCTGAAGGCGAGCAGGCACCCCAACCTCGCCATCGCGGCACTCCGGCGCGCGCTGGTGAAGGAGATCAAGGACGCCCACCCGAACAACCTCACCCGGCAGGAGACCTTCACCAAGAAGATGAAGGCCGCCATGAACCGGTACACCAACGGCCTGCTGACCGCGGCCGAGTTCATGGAGTTCCTGGTCAACCTGGCCCGTGAGGTGTCCGCCGACCGCGGCCGGGCGATGAAGCTCGGACTGACAGAGGACGAACTCGCCTTCTACGACGCGCTCGCCGCCGATCCGTCGGCGGTGGAGGAGATGGAGGACACCCTCCTTGCGAAGATCGCGCACGAGCTGTACGAGCAGATACGGAAGGACGTCACGGTCGACTGGAAGGTGAAGGAGCAGGCCCGGGACAAGATCATGGCCCGGGTGCTTCGCCTGCTGCGCAAGCACGGCTACCCGCCGGACAAGCAGCCCGCGGCGATCGAGCGCGTCCTGAAGCAGGCGGAAGAGATGGCGGAGAGCCTCGCCTGA
- a CDS encoding restriction endonuclease subunit S, with protein MGEWRKVRLGEVTRSFDFRRAPVKAQDRVSGPYPYYGASGVVDHVDNYLFDGEYLLVAEDGENLRTRKTPIAFMASGKFWVNNHAHVLQGDETVDSRFLSYLLANMDISGYLSGSTQPKLTQAALNSIQLVVPDRRTQDAATDLLRALDGKIALNEQLADTVLELAGSIYERESVEPDGWVEVALSETAKWLSGGTPKTSEPSYWGGDIPWISAASLKTPWLYESERCVTSVGARNGTRLVPKGTVLFVVRGMSLTSEFRVGVAQREVAFGQDCKALIPHPDIDPASLFLAIKAQTANILAMVDLAGHGTGRLVTERVASLRVRLPQGRSAIEFAARVGALLDRAVAATHENRTLAELRDTLLPQLLSGKLRVRDAVRAVEEVV; from the coding sequence ATGGGGGAGTGGCGCAAGGTGAGGCTTGGTGAAGTTACCAGAAGTTTTGACTTTCGACGCGCTCCGGTAAAAGCGCAGGATCGAGTCTCTGGTCCTTACCCCTACTACGGGGCATCAGGAGTCGTTGACCATGTAGACAACTACCTCTTCGACGGCGAGTACCTACTCGTGGCAGAGGATGGGGAGAATCTGCGCACCAGGAAAACGCCAATCGCCTTTATGGCGTCGGGAAAATTTTGGGTGAACAATCATGCTCATGTTCTGCAGGGGGATGAGACGGTAGATAGCCGTTTCCTGAGTTACCTCCTGGCGAATATGGACATTTCGGGATATCTCTCTGGTTCAACTCAACCGAAATTGACGCAGGCGGCTCTTAATTCCATCCAACTCGTCGTGCCAGACCGGCGGACTCAAGATGCGGCGACCGACCTCCTGCGTGCCCTGGATGGCAAGATTGCACTCAATGAGCAGCTTGCGGATACGGTCTTGGAATTGGCGGGCTCTATTTACGAGCGTGAATCCGTCGAGCCCGATGGTTGGGTCGAGGTCGCGTTGAGTGAGACCGCGAAGTGGCTTTCCGGGGGTACTCCCAAGACCAGCGAGCCCAGTTACTGGGGAGGAGACATTCCCTGGATTTCTGCGGCCAGTCTCAAGACGCCTTGGCTCTACGAGTCCGAGCGGTGCGTGACCAGCGTGGGTGCGCGGAACGGAACACGGCTGGTGCCGAAGGGGACTGTTCTTTTTGTGGTCCGTGGGATGAGTTTGACTTCGGAGTTCAGGGTCGGAGTCGCGCAGCGAGAAGTCGCGTTCGGGCAGGACTGTAAGGCGCTCATCCCTCATCCGGACATCGACCCGGCCTCGCTCTTTTTGGCGATCAAGGCGCAGACGGCCAACATCCTGGCAATGGTCGATCTCGCTGGACACGGCACAGGGCGCCTGGTCACCGAGCGGGTCGCGAGTCTTCGCGTGCGCCTTCCGCAGGGCCGGTCGGCAATCGAGTTCGCTGCACGCGTGGGAGCGTTGCTCGACCGTGCTGTTGCCGCGACACACGAGAACCGCACCCTCGCCGAACTCCGGGACACCCTTCTTCCCCAGCTCCTCTCCGGGAAGCTCCGGGTGCGAGACGCCGTTCGTGCCGTTGAGGAGGTCGTATGA
- a CDS encoding class I SAM-dependent DNA methyltransferase, producing MKKTTEPPAMKKVLWASADKLRGSLDAAEYKHFVLGLVFLKYVSAAMAEKRAQLEAELREEGGWSEADLLATLEERREYTGSGIFYVPPTARWESVLERAKGTVEGQSVGETIDAAMRAIEKFNPSLNRTLPKIYNSGRVDSERLAGLVKLLDRLVFQEQLGEDGKRRGARDIMGEVYEYFLAEFALKEGRKGGEYFTPESVVKLLVEVLEPKQGERVYDPACGSGGMFVQAEKFIETHGGNPLNVGVYGQELNQTTWQLAHMNLAIHGVEAKLGDEPADTFRNDQHPELKADVVMANPPFNISDWGGELLGMDKRWVYGTPPVGNANYAWLQHMISKLAPGGRAGVVLANGSMSSKQSGEGDIRRAMVEDDLVACMIALPGQLFRSTQIPACLWFLAEGKGRHSGWAPERKGEVLFIDAREFGEMENRTLRVLTEEEIVGRIGDTVRAWRGVESGRPYEDVPGFCVSAPLGAIAEHDFVLTPGRYVGSAEVEVDPDAEPVEEKIARLTALLREQFAESERLAKVVDEQLGRV from the coding sequence ATGAAGAAGACGACCGAGCCCCCGGCCATGAAAAAGGTGCTGTGGGCGTCGGCTGACAAGCTGCGCGGCAGCCTGGACGCCGCCGAGTACAAGCACTTCGTGCTGGGCCTGGTCTTCCTTAAGTACGTCTCCGCCGCCATGGCCGAGAAGAGGGCGCAGCTGGAGGCCGAGCTGCGGGAGGAGGGCGGTTGGAGCGAGGCCGATCTCCTCGCCACGCTTGAGGAGCGCCGCGAGTACACCGGCTCCGGGATCTTCTACGTGCCGCCCACCGCGCGCTGGGAGAGCGTCCTGGAGCGGGCGAAGGGCACGGTCGAGGGCCAGAGCGTCGGCGAGACCATCGACGCGGCGATGCGCGCCATCGAGAAGTTCAACCCGTCACTGAACCGGACCCTGCCGAAGATCTACAACAGCGGACGCGTCGACAGTGAGCGCCTGGCCGGCCTGGTGAAGCTGCTGGACCGGCTGGTCTTCCAGGAGCAGCTCGGCGAGGACGGCAAACGCCGGGGCGCGCGCGACATCATGGGCGAGGTCTACGAGTACTTCCTCGCGGAGTTCGCCCTCAAGGAGGGCCGCAAGGGCGGCGAGTACTTCACCCCGGAGAGTGTGGTGAAGCTGCTCGTCGAGGTTTTGGAACCGAAGCAGGGCGAGCGGGTGTACGACCCAGCGTGCGGTTCGGGCGGCATGTTCGTCCAGGCGGAGAAGTTCATCGAGACCCATGGCGGCAACCCGCTGAACGTCGGCGTCTACGGCCAGGAACTCAACCAGACCACCTGGCAGCTGGCCCACATGAACCTCGCCATCCACGGCGTCGAGGCCAAGCTGGGCGACGAGCCCGCCGATACGTTCCGCAACGACCAGCATCCGGAGCTGAAGGCGGACGTGGTCATGGCCAACCCGCCCTTCAACATCTCCGACTGGGGCGGCGAGTTGCTCGGCATGGACAAGCGGTGGGTGTACGGCACCCCGCCCGTCGGCAACGCGAACTACGCCTGGCTCCAGCACATGATCAGCAAGCTGGCGCCGGGCGGACGCGCGGGCGTCGTCCTTGCCAACGGCTCGATGAGCAGCAAGCAGTCCGGCGAGGGTGACATCCGGCGCGCGATGGTCGAGGACGACCTGGTCGCCTGCATGATCGCCCTGCCGGGCCAGCTGTTCCGGTCCACACAGATCCCGGCCTGCCTGTGGTTCCTCGCGGAGGGCAAGGGACGGCACTCGGGGTGGGCACCGGAGCGCAAGGGCGAGGTGCTGTTCATCGACGCGCGTGAGTTCGGGGAGATGGAGAACCGGACGCTGCGGGTGCTGACGGAGGAGGAGATCGTCGGGCGCATCGGTGACACGGTTCGGGCGTGGCGAGGGGTGGAGAGCGGCCGGCCTTACGAGGACGTGCCGGGCTTCTGCGTGAGCGCTCCGCTGGGGGCCATCGCCGAGCACGACTTCGTGCTGACGCCGGGGCGGTATGTCGGATCGGCTGAAGTCGAGGTCGATCCGGATGCGGAGCCGGTCGAGGAGAAGATCGCCCGGCTGACGGCGCTGCTGCGGGAGCAGTTCGCTGAGTCGGAGCGGTTGGCGAAGGTTGTGGACGAGCAGTTGGGGAGGGTGTGA
- a CDS encoding N-6 DNA methylase, with translation MAAQVTGVADGSALVSLGEIKELAEVGRPTVSNWRRRFAKDVLEAGRDRRAPFPDPVAGSDSRPLFDAEEVASWLDLRPIPDAEPDEDDTVPTYGDRFRRGLRLRGLVALRHELGSANRLIVDALAVCAMAGEGGDWYREALPEQLVEDAENADPRVARAVRELIEELGSPGVAADTVLGLAERLESDLTTDTTPPTLAGLISRLVGPSGVLTAGPGQPSVINLCAGTGELLFVRDDIGGRGDIVAVESDPLRAKLLLYRLFAHYCTAVDVCARPGDLDTLRPWEQREFDLDPDRPWGMPSADLVLADPPYASGERESDEDGPLGWALEAVRRLKPGGRGYVVVPSWTLSRPRVTAPTPSMRMREQLLSGGAVSAVVQLPRRIHPFRTGAEHALLVLRGVASQEESSQEEPGDVLLVDADRIARRVGGEWVGYVAEVLVAGRSPVDEEAGFFPVWDTGPRAASLLDGRSVLPAHRLAAKEQGLDHFSATLDARREAAVALPRLKDWIGDLGVARRQPDARLAHRKVGEHLKGGQLRLLAGHRIREADIGDAGLPVVGREEMLGALPFGKRRIALEDLAQYPQAVVTERGDVFLLTEHGIRTHVDDAGGCVLLAPVQGLRIAAYRPFLAGEARSEELWMRPQPLAQLLAAPRNQQRSSGSLVRRVSVRDMDVPELPPEEVAELESILSETDRQRAQVRRQLQALDNLALRLAAGVADGDVALRRRTGGT, from the coding sequence ATGGCGGCGCAGGTAACCGGCGTGGCGGACGGGTCGGCACTGGTCTCCCTCGGGGAGATCAAGGAGCTCGCCGAGGTCGGCCGGCCTACGGTCAGCAACTGGCGACGCCGGTTCGCCAAGGACGTCCTGGAAGCGGGCCGTGACCGGCGCGCGCCGTTCCCCGATCCCGTGGCGGGCAGCGACAGCAGGCCTCTCTTCGACGCCGAGGAGGTGGCGTCCTGGCTGGACCTGCGCCCGATCCCGGACGCGGAGCCGGACGAGGACGACACCGTCCCGACCTACGGCGACCGGTTCCGGCGAGGACTGCGACTGCGCGGGCTGGTCGCGCTGCGCCACGAACTGGGCTCCGCGAACCGGCTCATCGTCGACGCGCTCGCGGTGTGTGCCATGGCGGGTGAGGGCGGCGACTGGTACCGGGAAGCTCTCCCCGAACAACTGGTGGAAGACGCGGAGAACGCCGATCCCCGTGTGGCCCGTGCCGTCCGCGAGCTCATCGAGGAACTCGGCTCGCCCGGCGTCGCCGCCGACACCGTGCTAGGACTGGCCGAGCGGCTGGAATCGGACCTGACGACGGACACGACACCGCCGACGCTCGCCGGGCTGATCAGCCGCCTGGTCGGCCCGTCCGGGGTGCTGACCGCGGGCCCCGGCCAGCCGTCGGTGATCAACCTGTGTGCGGGGACCGGTGAGCTGCTGTTCGTCCGGGACGACATCGGCGGCCGCGGTGACATCGTGGCGGTGGAGTCCGACCCCTTGCGCGCCAAGCTGCTGCTGTACCGGCTGTTCGCCCACTACTGCACCGCCGTGGACGTATGCGCCCGCCCAGGGGACCTGGACACCCTGCGGCCGTGGGAGCAGCGGGAGTTCGACCTCGATCCGGACCGCCCCTGGGGCATGCCGTCCGCGGATCTGGTCCTCGCCGATCCCCCCTACGCCTCCGGTGAGCGGGAGTCCGACGAGGACGGGCCGCTCGGCTGGGCGCTGGAGGCCGTACGGCGGCTGAAGCCGGGCGGACGGGGCTATGTCGTCGTGCCGTCGTGGACGCTGAGCCGGCCTCGCGTCACGGCGCCGACGCCGAGTATGCGGATGCGGGAGCAGTTGCTGAGCGGTGGTGCGGTGTCCGCTGTCGTCCAACTGCCGCGCCGCATCCACCCGTTCCGTACGGGCGCGGAGCACGCACTGCTGGTACTGCGTGGCGTGGCGTCGCAGGAGGAATCCTCGCAGGAGGAACCGGGCGACGTGCTGCTGGTCGACGCCGACCGCATCGCCCGTCGGGTCGGCGGGGAGTGGGTCGGGTACGTGGCCGAGGTACTGGTCGCAGGGCGCTCACCGGTGGACGAGGAGGCCGGGTTCTTTCCCGTGTGGGACACGGGGCCGCGAGCGGCATCCCTCCTGGACGGCCGCTCGGTCCTGCCCGCGCATCGGCTCGCCGCGAAGGAGCAGGGCCTGGACCACTTCTCGGCGACCCTGGACGCCCGCCGAGAGGCCGCCGTCGCACTGCCCCGGCTCAAGGACTGGATAGGCGATCTCGGCGTCGCCAGACGGCAGCCGGACGCAAGGTTGGCGCACCGCAAAGTCGGGGAGCACCTGAAGGGCGGCCAGCTCAGGTTGCTGGCCGGTCACCGGATCCGCGAGGCGGACATCGGGGACGCCGGACTGCCGGTCGTCGGCCGGGAGGAGATGCTCGGCGCGCTGCCGTTCGGCAAGAGGCGGATCGCGCTGGAGGACCTGGCGCAGTATCCGCAGGCGGTGGTCACCGAGCGCGGCGATGTCTTCCTGCTGACCGAGCACGGCATCCGTACACACGTCGACGATGCGGGCGGATGCGTTCTGCTGGCACCGGTTCAGGGGCTGCGGATCGCCGCGTACCGTCCGTTCCTGGCGGGAGAGGCCCGCTCCGAGGAGCTGTGGATGCGCCCCCAGCCGCTGGCTCAGCTGCTCGCCGCCCCGCGCAACCAGCAGCGCAGCAGCGGCTCCCTGGTGCGGAGGGTGAGCGTGCGGGACATGGACGTGCCGGAGCTGCCGCCCGAGGAGGTCGCCGAACTGGAGAGCATCCTGAGCGAGACGGACCGGCAGCGAGCGCAGGTCAGGCGCCAACTGCAGGCGCTGGACAACCTGGCCCTGCGGCTGGCGGCCGGGGTCGCCGACGGGGATGTCGCGCTGCGGCGCAGAACCGGCGGTACCTGA
- a CDS encoding Abi family protein — MTLSDRGANEDDGLIAAISQERFQPFLHKCGGDRRRALRLYAWDSEVARALQSPLRDLEVSLRNRLHRQLVGKHGQEAWWDVPKARPNHKGLDMLDGARETLEGRRPYRPFGPCDIVAQLSFGFWVSLLGRGGRDNYEMKYWNSSLRHVFLEHRGGRDDLYTKFQFMLTLRNRIAHHESVFQRHLQRDLETALTLMRHVSPEMADRHEKYGQVPDVLARRNAVLSGEEPMRL, encoded by the coding sequence ATGACGCTGAGTGATCGTGGGGCGAACGAGGACGACGGGTTAATCGCGGCCATCTCTCAGGAGCGGTTCCAGCCGTTCCTGCACAAGTGCGGAGGTGACCGTAGGCGCGCACTGCGGCTGTACGCCTGGGACTCGGAGGTGGCCCGCGCTCTGCAGAGCCCCCTGCGCGACCTTGAGGTGAGCCTGCGCAACCGGCTCCACCGTCAGCTCGTGGGCAAGCACGGTCAAGAGGCGTGGTGGGACGTTCCGAAGGCTCGGCCCAACCACAAGGGGCTGGACATGCTGGACGGGGCGCGCGAGACCTTGGAGGGCAGGCGACCGTACCGCCCGTTCGGTCCGTGCGACATCGTCGCGCAGCTTTCCTTCGGGTTCTGGGTCAGCCTGCTCGGGCGTGGTGGCCGTGACAACTACGAGATGAAGTACTGGAACTCTTCACTCCGTCATGTGTTCCTGGAGCACCGCGGTGGTCGGGACGACCTGTACACCAAGTTCCAGTTCATGCTCACGCTGCGGAACCGCATCGCGCACCATGAGTCCGTCTTCCAGCGGCATCTGCAGCGGGACCTGGAGACCGCGCTGACGTTGATGCGGCACGTCTCACCGGAGATGGCCGACCGGCACGAGAAGTACGGCCAGGTGCCTGACGTGCTGGCGCGCAGGAACGCGGTGCTCTCCGGCGAGGAGCCGATGCGGCTGTGA